One Pseudomonas sp. MH9.2 DNA segment encodes these proteins:
- a CDS encoding glycosyltransferase family 25 protein translates to MKSIIWPFEHACVINLDSRNDRWSRLQNHLQGLGLEAERFSAVSLHELGDDQPSQSLREFLLRTDGPSDKSEHKLLATWACMRSHLAVIAKARASGWPYVLVLEDDCEFETFTPAVLRRVQAQLQGRDWTLLYLGGTLKKGGQARKVSPNLTAVTRVRLAHAYVVRAELYDRILQEAPVSGLPLDWYYSEMLLSTTRAFIVQPILARQSLMVMSDIEQVVRKPKLKTRQWVSRLAARLRYGVFG, encoded by the coding sequence TGCAGAACCACTTACAGGGTTTGGGCTTGGAGGCCGAGCGCTTTTCTGCGGTCTCTCTGCATGAGCTTGGCGATGACCAGCCTTCGCAGTCGCTACGCGAGTTCCTTTTGCGTACTGACGGGCCGAGTGATAAGTCAGAGCATAAGCTGCTGGCCACTTGGGCGTGCATGCGCAGCCATTTGGCGGTGATCGCCAAGGCGAGAGCTAGCGGTTGGCCTTACGTGCTGGTGCTTGAGGATGACTGTGAGTTTGAAACCTTTACTCCGGCGGTTCTGCGGCGCGTACAGGCCCAATTGCAGGGGCGTGATTGGACCCTGCTCTATTTGGGGGGCACCCTGAAGAAGGGCGGCCAGGCCCGCAAAGTCTCACCTAACTTGACGGCCGTGACTCGCGTGCGCCTGGCGCATGCCTATGTGGTCAGGGCTGAGCTTTATGACAGAATTTTGCAGGAGGCTCCCGTTTCTGGCCTGCCACTGGACTGGTATTACTCGGAAATGCTGTTGTCCACGACTCGGGCTTTTATCGTGCAGCCAATCCTGGCTCGACAGAGCTTGATGGTAATGAGTGATATTGAGCAGGTGGTTCGAAAACCGAAGCTTAAGACTCGACAGTGGGTCAGTCGCTTGGCCGCACGGTTGCGTTATGGGGTCTTTGGCTAA
- the hldE gene encoding bifunctional D-glycero-beta-D-manno-heptose-7-phosphate kinase/D-glycero-beta-D-manno-heptose 1-phosphate adenylyltransferase HldE produces MKLSMPRFDQAPVLVVGDVMLDRYWHGGTSRISPEAPVPVVKVEQIEDRPGGAANVALNIAALGAPASLVGVTGEDEAAESLANSLKAAGVTARFQRIAHQPTIVKLRVMSRHQQLLRIDFEEPFATDALALSADVEDMLDGIKVLVLSDYGKGALKNHQVLIQAARARGIPVLADPKGKDFAIYRGVSVLTPNLSEFEVIVGHCSDEAELVAKGAKLMSELELGALLVTRGEHGMTLLRPDCPALHLPARAREVFDVTGAGDTVISTLAAAIAAGEELPHAVALANLAAGIVVGKLGTAAISAPELRRAIQREEGSERGVLSLDQLLLAIDDARAHKESIVFTNGCFDILHAGHVTYLEQARAQGDRLIVAVNDDSSVSRLKGPGRPINSVDRRMAVLAGLGAVDWVISFPEDTPENLLSHVKPDVLVKGGDYGIDQVVGAEIVEAYGGKVKVLGLVANSSTTAIVEKIRRQ; encoded by the coding sequence ATGAAGTTGTCCATGCCGCGTTTCGATCAAGCGCCTGTCTTGGTAGTTGGCGATGTCATGCTCGACCGTTATTGGCATGGCGGTACCTCACGGATTTCACCGGAGGCACCGGTGCCGGTGGTCAAGGTCGAGCAGATAGAGGATCGCCCAGGCGGTGCTGCCAACGTTGCCTTGAATATTGCAGCCCTGGGTGCGCCAGCCTCGCTGGTGGGTGTAACCGGGGAAGATGAGGCGGCCGAAAGTCTGGCCAATAGCCTGAAAGCGGCGGGTGTGACCGCACGTTTTCAGCGCATCGCCCATCAACCGACCATCGTTAAACTGCGGGTCATGAGTCGTCACCAGCAGTTGCTGCGTATCGACTTCGAAGAACCGTTTGCCACCGATGCCTTGGCGCTGAGCGCAGATGTCGAAGACATGCTCGACGGCATCAAAGTGCTGGTGCTGTCCGATTACGGCAAAGGCGCGCTGAAAAACCATCAAGTATTGATTCAGGCTGCGCGTGCTCGGGGTATCCCTGTCCTTGCTGACCCTAAAGGTAAGGATTTTGCGATCTACCGCGGCGTCAGCGTGCTTACGCCGAACCTCAGTGAATTCGAAGTCATTGTCGGCCATTGCTCCGATGAGGCTGAACTGGTCGCCAAGGGCGCGAAGTTGATGAGTGAGCTGGAGCTGGGTGCATTGCTGGTGACCCGTGGCGAACACGGCATGACCCTGTTGCGTCCTGACTGTCCGGCCCTTCATTTGCCGGCGCGTGCTCGTGAAGTGTTTGACGTCACGGGTGCGGGCGATACCGTTATTTCTACCTTGGCGGCGGCGATTGCTGCCGGTGAAGAGCTGCCGCACGCCGTTGCGCTGGCCAATCTGGCCGCCGGCATCGTGGTCGGCAAGCTGGGTACAGCCGCTATCAGCGCGCCGGAGTTGCGTCGTGCGATCCAGCGTGAAGAAGGCTCGGAGCGTGGGGTGTTGAGCCTCGATCAATTGCTCCTGGCAATCGACGATGCGCGTGCGCACAAAGAATCGATCGTCTTCACCAACGGCTGTTTCGATATTCTCCATGCCGGGCATGTGACCTACCTGGAGCAGGCGCGCGCGCAAGGCGATCGGCTGATCGTTGCGGTCAATGATGATTCGTCTGTCAGCCGCCTGAAAGGGCCTGGACGGCCGATTAATAGTGTCGACCGACGCATGGCTGTGCTGGCGGGATTGGGCGCTGTGGATTGGGTGATCAGCTTTCCTGAGGACACCCCGGAAAACCTCCTGTCCCACGTCAAGCCTGACGTGTTGGTCAAGGGCGGGGATTACGGCATCGATCAAGTGGTCGGTGCTGAAATCGTTGAAGCCTATGGTGGCAAGGTGAAGGTGTTGGGGCTGGTTGCCAATAGTTCGACCACCGCTATCGTCGAGAAAATTCGCAGGCAGTGA
- a CDS encoding metal ABC transporter ATPase translates to MPRTLIRKNPNNFKTLPLAVEATPEGLNYQSIGMPLNFAQTLQRRRKIEVADVERFSVELANLGVSVRLTLNWQNRDYWVLVRQRRRDRGDVVLKLISGYVPAHELNLPLHTAIQEVAEECLIETPQGWLSGRFNDTWLPAPYASALHYREALPFRLSPLSGAARPVRCGSMPLIERPRAYVHLPTSSLQLIYDMRLEVPKEARPMSLFHVDESLENDQLVARLNRSRPDLYLMPLENGLPKPELYTLKRDKLQPASTRGLYLAESFAPQEGWVVRDERIRWKDWLRQQGLTPAPKKTGLKRLTSKARQLIDLARSTLSK, encoded by the coding sequence ATGCCGCGAACGTTGATTCGAAAAAACCCCAACAACTTTAAAACCCTGCCGCTCGCTGTCGAAGCCACTCCCGAAGGCCTGAATTACCAGAGCATCGGGATGCCGTTGAATTTCGCCCAGACCCTGCAACGTCGACGCAAGATCGAAGTGGCCGATGTGGAACGCTTTTCTGTGGAGCTGGCCAACCTCGGGGTGTCGGTGCGCTTGACCCTGAACTGGCAGAACCGCGATTACTGGGTGCTGGTCAGACAGCGTCGGCGAGACCGTGGCGATGTCGTACTGAAATTGATTTCCGGCTACGTGCCCGCGCACGAATTGAATCTGCCACTGCACACCGCCATTCAGGAAGTCGCTGAAGAGTGCTTGATCGAAACCCCGCAAGGCTGGCTGAGCGGACGCTTCAATGACACCTGGCTGCCTGCGCCCTATGCCTCGGCGCTGCATTACCGCGAAGCCCTGCCTTTTCGTTTAAGCCCGCTGTCCGGTGCTGCCAGACCCGTGCGCTGCGGGAGCATGCCCCTGATTGAGCGCCCGCGTGCTTACGTGCACCTGCCGACGTCGTCTCTGCAGCTGATTTACGACATGCGTCTGGAAGTGCCCAAAGAAGCGCGGCCAATGAGCCTGTTTCACGTTGATGAGAGCCTGGAAAACGATCAGTTGGTGGCACGACTCAACCGCAGCCGCCCCGACCTGTACCTGATGCCCCTGGAAAATGGCTTGCCCAAACCCGAGCTGTACACCCTCAAGCGCGACAAGCTGCAACCGGCCAGCACCCGCGGCCTGTACCTGGCCGAAAGTTTTGCACCGCAGGAAGGTTGGGTTGTGCGTGATGAGCGGATTCGCTGGAAGGATTGGCTCCGGCAACAGGGTTTGACCCCAGCGCCAAAGAAGACCGGCCTCAAGCGCCTGACGAGCAAAGCCCGGCAATTGATCGACCTTGCCCGAAGCACCCTGAGCAAGTGA
- a CDS encoding aldo/keto reductase gives MKTLHELHRPLGSTGLRVSPLGLGTVKLGRDQGVKYPNGFTIPDDREAQMLLKLARDLGINLIDTAPAYGTSEERLGPLLRGQRQEWVIVSKVGEEFEGGQSRHDFSAEHTRLSVERSLKRLETDFIDLVLVHSDGNDLAVLNDSGVYQALAELKQQGKIRGYGFSGKTVEGGLLALREGDCAMVTYNLNEQSEKPVLDYAASHGKAILVKKALASGHVCLSPGVDPVQASFELLFAHPGVASAIVGTINPLHLAHNVATAAAVIRRQT, from the coding sequence ATGAAAACCCTGCATGAACTGCACCGCCCGCTCGGCAGTACCGGTCTGCGTGTTTCGCCACTGGGACTGGGCACCGTCAAGCTCGGCCGTGATCAAGGGGTCAAATACCCCAACGGTTTCACGATCCCCGATGATCGAGAAGCACAGATGCTGCTCAAGCTGGCTCGCGATCTGGGCATCAACCTGATCGACACGGCCCCCGCCTACGGCACCAGCGAAGAGCGCCTGGGCCCATTGCTGCGAGGGCAGCGTCAAGAATGGGTGATTGTCAGCAAAGTCGGCGAGGAGTTCGAGGGCGGCCAATCGCGCCACGACTTCAGTGCCGAACACACGCGGCTGTCGGTGGAGCGCAGCCTCAAGCGCCTTGAGACTGACTTCATCGACCTAGTGCTGGTCCATTCCGACGGCAATGATTTGGCCGTGCTCAACGATTCCGGTGTGTATCAAGCACTGGCCGAACTCAAGCAGCAAGGCAAGATTCGCGGCTACGGTTTTTCCGGAAAAACTGTCGAAGGCGGCCTGCTGGCGTTGCGCGAAGGCGATTGCGCGATGGTCACCTACAATCTCAACGAACAAAGTGAAAAGCCGGTACTGGACTACGCCGCCAGCCATGGCAAAGCCATCCTGGTGAAGAAGGCGCTGGCCAGCGGTCATGTGTGCCTGAGCCCCGGCGTGGACCCGGTGCAGGCCAGCTTCGAGTTGCTGTTTGCCCATCCGGGTGTCGCCAGTGCTATTGTCGGGACTATTAATCCGCTGCACCTGGCCCATAACGTGGCGACTGCCGCCGCCGTGATTCGCCGTCAAACCTGA
- a CDS encoding NAD(P)/FAD-dependent oxidoreductase, which translates to MPSALTPSPMTTDVLIVGAGVAGLWLNARLRRQGFSTVLVESASLGGGQSTKSQGIIHGGAKYALHGALSGASEAIADMPRRWRDALAGKGELDLSGVRLLSEAHYLWSPGTLAGNLTSFFASKAVRGRVDHVTGNDLPPALQNPGFKGKVYRLAELVIDVPSLVERLAELSGDSLLAGTKIEPLFEGEDLIGLRVDGREILAQRVVLSAGAGNAELLKSMGLSHPPMQRRPLHMVLVKGPTLKPLYAHCLGGGPKPRVTVTTHPAADGQWVWYLGGDLAEAEGVAREPEAQIAAAKKELGNLLPWVDLSQAQWATLRIDRAEPAQSGLVRPDNAYLSVQQRLMVGWPTKLALAPDFADRVLAALARDGVHPTPQSPAVGLPKPPMAQPIWDQLLP; encoded by the coding sequence ATGCCATCTGCGCTCACTCCATCCCCTATGACCACTGACGTCCTGATCGTCGGCGCCGGTGTTGCCGGTCTTTGGCTCAATGCGCGCCTGCGCCGTCAAGGGTTCTCGACCGTTTTGGTGGAAAGCGCCAGCCTCGGCGGCGGGCAAAGTACAAAGTCTCAGGGGATCATCCACGGCGGCGCCAAATATGCGCTGCACGGCGCACTGAGCGGTGCTTCCGAAGCGATTGCCGACATGCCGCGTCGCTGGCGTGATGCGCTCGCGGGCAAAGGCGAGCTGGACCTGTCTGGCGTACGCTTGCTGTCCGAAGCGCATTACTTATGGTCACCCGGCACCCTCGCCGGCAACCTCACCAGTTTTTTCGCCAGCAAGGCCGTACGCGGCAGGGTCGATCACGTCACCGGCAATGACCTGCCTCCGGCGCTGCAGAATCCCGGGTTCAAGGGCAAGGTCTATCGACTGGCCGAACTGGTGATCGACGTGCCCAGTCTGGTCGAGCGTCTCGCCGAACTGTCCGGCGACAGCCTGCTGGCGGGCACAAAAATCGAACCCCTGTTCGAAGGTGAAGATCTGATCGGCCTGCGGGTCGATGGCCGCGAGATCCTCGCCCAGCGTGTGGTTTTGAGCGCGGGCGCGGGTAACGCCGAGCTGCTGAAGTCCATGGGGCTGTCCCATCCCCCTATGCAACGCCGCCCGCTGCATATGGTGTTGGTCAAAGGACCGACCTTGAAGCCCTTGTATGCCCATTGCCTGGGCGGCGGGCCGAAACCTCGGGTCACCGTCACCACCCACCCCGCAGCCGATGGCCAATGGGTCTGGTACCTGGGAGGGGATCTGGCCGAAGCTGAGGGCGTCGCCCGCGAACCCGAGGCTCAGATCGCTGCGGCCAAAAAAGAACTCGGCAACTTGCTGCCGTGGGTCGACCTCAGCCAGGCGCAATGGGCGACCTTGCGTATTGATCGGGCCGAACCGGCGCAGTCCGGCCTGGTGCGCCCGGACAACGCCTATCTTTCCGTGCAACAACGCCTGATGGTGGGCTGGCCGACCAAGCTGGCGCTGGCCCCTGACTTTGCTGATCGGGTATTGGCCGCACTGGCCCGCGACGGTGTCCATCCGACACCGCAGTCGCCAGCCGTCGGCCTGCCGAAACCGCCCATGGCCCAACCGATTTGGGATCAACTGCTGCCATGA
- a CDS encoding multidrug efflux SMR transporter, with protein sequence MTAYYYLAIAICAEVIATVSMKAVKGISTPLPLLLVIVGYAIAFWMLTLVVRSIPVGVAYAVWAGMGIVMVSIAALFIYGQKLDVPAMLGMGLIVLGVVVIQLFSKTAGH encoded by the coding sequence ATGACCGCCTACTACTATCTGGCCATCGCCATCTGCGCAGAAGTTATCGCTACCGTCTCGATGAAAGCGGTCAAAGGCATCAGCACGCCACTGCCATTGCTGCTGGTGATCGTGGGTTACGCCATTGCGTTCTGGATGCTGACGCTGGTAGTGCGCAGCATTCCGGTGGGGGTCGCGTATGCGGTCTGGGCGGGCATGGGCATCGTCATGGTAAGCATCGCCGCGCTGTTCATTTACGGGCAGAAACTCGACGTGCCCGCGATGCTTGGCATGGGCCTGATCGTCCTCGGCGTGGTGGTGATTCAACTGTTCTCGAAAACCGCCGGGCATTGA
- a CDS encoding LysR family transcriptional regulator has product MQWNLEQIRLFVSVAEQRSFSAVARDLQRAQSAVSSGIALLEADLGVSLFDRSSGRQPRLTEAGSALLEEARELLRQCERLDGRALALMRGEEARLRLAHDEAMPYQPVLDSLEALAEQFPGLEVQLASGAQGDVARKLVERRADLGLLFHHEQMPEALERRVLGSVEMVTVCAVGHPLVNASRVSRQQLGRHRQLLIAPQQSGYPGGEPISAQVWRADSFYVMAELLMRGLGWAWLPRHVVQYPAYQHQMVELISDWTPPALVVEMVWRRDEPLGPAARWLAECFARHLQAIG; this is encoded by the coding sequence TTGCAATGGAACCTCGAGCAAATTCGTTTATTCGTCAGCGTAGCCGAACAGCGCTCGTTTTCGGCCGTGGCGCGTGATCTGCAGCGCGCACAATCGGCGGTCAGCAGTGGTATCGCGCTGTTGGAGGCTGATCTGGGAGTCAGCCTGTTCGACCGCAGCAGTGGCCGTCAGCCACGCTTGACCGAAGCCGGTAGTGCGTTGCTCGAAGAAGCGCGAGAGCTGTTGCGCCAGTGTGAGCGTCTGGACGGTCGGGCACTGGCCTTGATGCGTGGCGAAGAGGCCCGCTTGCGACTGGCGCATGACGAAGCCATGCCTTATCAACCGGTGCTGGACAGCCTGGAGGCGCTGGCTGAACAGTTTCCCGGTCTGGAGGTGCAACTGGCCAGCGGCGCCCAAGGTGATGTGGCGCGCAAACTGGTGGAGCGCCGCGCCGATCTCGGGCTGCTGTTTCATCATGAGCAGATGCCCGAAGCTCTGGAACGCCGGGTGCTGGGCAGCGTCGAAATGGTCACGGTCTGTGCAGTGGGGCATCCATTGGTCAACGCGTCACGGGTCAGTCGTCAGCAGTTGGGGCGCCATCGGCAGCTATTGATCGCGCCTCAGCAAAGCGGCTATCCCGGTGGCGAACCCATCAGTGCACAGGTCTGGCGTGCCGACAGCTTTTACGTGATGGCTGAATTGCTCATGCGTGGCCTCGGCTGGGCCTGGTTGCCCCGGCATGTGGTGCAGTACCCGGCTTACCAGCATCAGATGGTCGAGCTGATCAGCGACTGGACCCCGCCGGCCCTGGTGGTGGAGATGGTCTGGCGCCGTGACGAACCACTTGGTCCGGCGGCCCGGTGGCTGGCCGAATGCTTTGCCCGGCATTTGCAGGCGATTGGCTGA
- the waaA gene encoding lipid IV(A) 3-deoxy-D-manno-octulosonic acid transferase — MNRTLYTLLFHLGLPLVALRLWLRARKAPAYAQRVSERFSFGLPPMQRGGIWVHAVSVGESIAAAPMIRALLTRYPQLPITVTCMTPTGSERIKALFADEPRIQHCYLPYDLPWAAGRFLDHVAPRLGVIMETELWPNHIHQCARRGIPVVLANARLSERSARGYGRFTKLTRPMLAEMSGFAVQTETEAQRFLDLGARRDCVEVTGSIKFDLSIDPQLLMRAAELREQWHTRQRPTWIAASTHAGEDETVLAAHRQLLLRHPDALLILVPRHPERFNSVYDLCQQQGFETVRRSTAQAVTSTTSVLLGDTMGELLFLYALADCAFVGGSLVPNGGHNLLEPAALAKPVLSGPHLFNFLEIAALLRQAGALEEVSDVAGLAVAVQRLFDQPQLARIMADAGLTVMRANQGALQRLLAMLARVAKL; from the coding sequence ATGAATAGAACTCTTTATACCCTGCTGTTTCATCTCGGTTTACCTCTTGTCGCGCTGCGCCTGTGGTTGCGGGCGCGCAAAGCCCCGGCGTACGCGCAGCGAGTCAGCGAGCGGTTTTCGTTCGGTCTGCCGCCCATGCAGCGCGGCGGCATTTGGGTGCATGCAGTGTCGGTGGGTGAAAGCATCGCAGCGGCGCCGATGATTCGCGCCTTGCTGACGCGTTATCCACAGTTACCGATCACTGTGACCTGCATGACGCCGACCGGTTCGGAGCGGATCAAGGCGCTGTTCGCTGACGAGCCGCGCATTCAGCATTGTTATCTACCCTACGATTTGCCTTGGGCAGCCGGACGTTTTCTCGATCATGTCGCGCCTCGGCTCGGGGTCATCATGGAAACCGAACTGTGGCCCAACCACATTCACCAATGCGCCAGGCGCGGTATCCCGGTAGTCCTGGCCAACGCCCGACTGTCAGAGCGCTCGGCACGCGGTTATGGGCGTTTCACCAAGCTGACCCGACCGATGCTTGCCGAAATGAGCGGATTCGCCGTGCAGACCGAAACCGAGGCCCAACGCTTTCTCGATCTGGGGGCGCGGCGCGATTGCGTAGAAGTGACAGGTTCGATCAAGTTCGACTTGAGCATCGACCCGCAGCTGTTGATGCGCGCCGCTGAGCTGCGTGAGCAATGGCACACGCGCCAGCGCCCGACATGGATCGCGGCCAGTACCCACGCCGGCGAAGATGAAACCGTGTTGGCGGCGCACCGTCAGTTGCTCCTCCGCCATCCCGATGCGTTGCTGATCCTGGTCCCGCGTCACCCCGAGCGCTTCAACAGCGTTTACGATTTATGCCAGCAGCAAGGCTTCGAGACGGTTCGTCGCTCGACGGCGCAAGCGGTGACGTCAACCACGTCGGTGTTGCTGGGTGACACCATGGGTGAACTGCTGTTTCTGTACGCGTTGGCCGATTGCGCGTTTGTCGGCGGCAGCCTGGTGCCCAATGGCGGGCACAACCTGCTGGAACCTGCGGCATTGGCCAAGCCGGTCTTGAGCGGCCCGCACCTGTTCAACTTTCTGGAAATCGCTGCGCTGCTGCGTCAGGCTGGCGCGTTGGAAGAAGTGAGTGATGTGGCGGGGCTGGCGGTCGCGGTGCAGCGCCTGTTCGATCAGCCGCAGTTGGCGCGCATCATGGCCGATGCCGGCCTGACAGTGATGCGTGCCAATCAGGGCGCTTTGCAGCGGTTACTGGCAATGTTGGCGCGGGTGGCGAAGCTGTAA